A window of the Syntrophorhabdaceae bacterium genome harbors these coding sequences:
- a CDS encoding glycosyltransferase family 2 protein yields MALISVVIPNLNGERLLPMCLNSLRTQTFKDFEVIVVDNGSSDSSLKLLAESYPDVRVVALDKNYGFAFAVNRGIEAGFGEFICLLNNDIDLDPKWMQAMYEALGEHPEAGACGPKMMRYWERERINVLGIRLNSNGDVEIVGAGEEDRGQYDEVRYVFGVNAGASMYRRRMFDDVGLFDEAFFASFEDVDLSFRAQLAGYKALYVPKSVAYHMVGATIKKRKYQPTYLNNRNALLFFWKDMPGELIRKNFWRIFGHRTGYFVKRVLKNFYKLRTYYYLKGTFAALTRLPATLRDRKAVQATRCVSLEYLVSIMDRDFV; encoded by the coding sequence GTGGCCCTTATAAGTGTCGTGATTCCCAATCTGAACGGCGAAAGGCTGCTTCCCATGTGCCTTAACAGCTTGAGGACACAGACGTTCAAGGATTTCGAGGTGATCGTCGTAGATAACGGGTCTAGTGACAGCTCGCTTAAGCTTCTCGCGGAAAGCTACCCTGACGTAAGGGTTGTAGCCCTCGACAAGAATTACGGGTTCGCCTTTGCGGTAAACCGGGGCATTGAGGCGGGATTCGGTGAGTTTATCTGCCTCCTGAATAATGATATAGACCTGGACCCTAAGTGGATGCAAGCCATGTATGAGGCCCTGGGTGAGCACCCCGAGGCAGGGGCCTGCGGACCTAAGATGATGAGATACTGGGAGCGGGAGCGCATAAACGTACTTGGCATACGGCTCAACAGCAACGGCGATGTGGAGATCGTCGGCGCTGGAGAAGAGGACAGGGGACAGTACGACGAGGTACGATATGTCTTCGGCGTCAATGCCGGTGCGTCCATGTACAGGCGAAGGATGTTCGACGACGTGGGGCTCTTTGATGAAGCGTTTTTTGCTTCGTTTGAGGATGTGGACTTAAGCTTTCGGGCGCAGCTCGCGGGCTACAAGGCCCTGTATGTGCCCAAATCCGTAGCATATCATATGGTGGGCGCGACCATAAAGAAGAGGAAATATCAACCGACCTATCTGAACAATCGCAACGCCCTTCTGTTTTTCTGGAAGGATATGCCCGGGGAACTTATCAGAAAGAACTTCTGGAGGATTTTCGGACACAGGACGGGGTATTTTGTGAAGCGGGTTTTGAAGAATTTCTATAAACTGCGCACCTATTACTATTTGAAAGGAACCTTCGCGGCCCTCACGCGTCTGCCGGCTACGCTTAGGGACCGGAAAGCCGTGCAGGCCACGCGGTGCGTCTCTCTCGAATACCTCGTCTCTATCATGGACAGGGATTTTGTATGA
- a CDS encoding glycosyltransferase family 4 protein — MKVLFLIQGENVAASRYRVLQYLPYLKTKGVAATVRPYPATTAALYGLFRDLPHYDCLFLQRKRFHGPLLTLLTRRARKIVYDFDDSVMYRNSKAASPYSATRLKRFAAMVRASDHVIAGNGFLRDKALEFTDHVTLIPTAIDQERYVAKDYDLKKERTTIGWIGDHGSIHYLEKMRPVFEELGKKYPRIELEIICDIFFDCDNIPVIKRTWSSEREIEYLRELDIGVMPLVQDPWSEGKCGLKILQYFGVAVPVVCTPVGVNKDVVKEGFNGYFAASPDEWMKKLSLLIEDKEKRKTMGVRGREIVFTSFSLESCAPRFYEVLLKTVAGEGA, encoded by the coding sequence ATGAAGGTACTCTTTCTGATCCAGGGTGAGAATGTTGCAGCGAGCAGATACCGCGTGCTTCAGTATCTCCCTTATCTGAAGACAAAGGGTGTAGCCGCCACGGTGAGGCCGTACCCGGCAACTACCGCGGCGCTGTACGGCTTGTTCCGGGACCTTCCTCACTACGATTGCCTGTTCCTGCAAAGGAAAAGGTTCCACGGGCCGCTCCTCACACTGCTTACGAGACGGGCAAGAAAGATTGTCTACGATTTTGATGACTCGGTGATGTACAGGAATTCAAAAGCGGCCTCCCCATATTCCGCGACCCGTTTGAAACGGTTTGCGGCCATGGTGCGGGCGTCGGATCATGTCATAGCGGGGAACGGATTCTTGCGCGACAAAGCCCTTGAGTTCACCGATCACGTAACGCTCATACCCACCGCCATAGACCAGGAGCGCTATGTAGCGAAAGACTATGATCTCAAGAAAGAGCGCACGACTATCGGTTGGATCGGCGATCACGGGAGCATTCACTACCTGGAAAAGATGCGTCCTGTCTTTGAAGAGCTCGGGAAAAAATACCCCCGCATTGAGCTCGAAATCATCTGCGATATTTTTTTTGATTGTGATAACATCCCCGTGATAAAACGCACCTGGAGTTCCGAGCGAGAAATTGAATATCTCCGCGAGCTCGATATCGGCGTCATGCCGCTCGTACAGGACCCCTGGTCCGAAGGCAAATGCGGCCTCAAGATCCTCCAATATTTCGGCGTGGCTGTGCCCGTTGTGTGCACGCCCGTGGGCGTGAATAAAGACGTGGTGAAAGAAGGCTTTAACGGTTACTTTGCGGCCTCTCCTGACGAGTGGATGAAGAAGCTTTCGCTACTCATCGAGGATAAGGAGAAGCGCAAGACCATGGGCGTTCGCGGAAGAGAGATCGTGTTCACATCGTTTTCACTTGAGTCTTGCGCACCGAGATTCTACGAGGTGCTTCTGAAAACGGTTGCGGGGGAAGGTGCGTAG
- a CDS encoding lipopolysaccharide kinase InaA family protein → MMTEGLKRYSLGVTDWYLMEEGLKVVVAHLAGKDKERRYYGTFDYQGGRVFIKSFLEAGFAGRIRHLFAPRGKREFAIGNRLAALSIPTPAVLGYGIGRNSSSIIEEYIEGQSLLDAIKKTSDRDTLFSLLAGLLAQLTIKHVRHNDLHLDNVLIRGDKLYLIDLHKTKVKKYFHEDDEVSNVTHALGIIYDDISERERDYFFHVFGCSETVRRRIEREIATLRKEWVASKKDRAFKNTSLLKAHSGEVRIRDSEEMAHGEFVATLKKDKKVRVDRFSDHIRKVYRHGRRLRTAWRNHVVFKYLESAAVPRPFYVKLPTLFSSGYVAMEDLGHKGIELDRFLDVSYDGMTYPEKRRFVQELSLFLGAIMRQRISHRDMKACNIFTLHEGGFVLLDVEDIVFGEVEEKALKRMLVQLNTTVPVRIAVRDRMRFFLKLTSWFKIDRRRLFGDIREESLACEIVYEGASGLKKERWH, encoded by the coding sequence ATGATGACTGAGGGCCTGAAAAGATATAGTCTGGGCGTCACGGATTGGTATCTCATGGAGGAAGGGCTCAAGGTGGTCGTAGCGCATCTCGCCGGTAAGGACAAAGAGAGGAGATACTACGGTACGTTCGATTATCAGGGGGGGAGGGTTTTCATCAAATCCTTTCTTGAGGCAGGCTTCGCAGGACGTATCCGCCATCTTTTTGCGCCCCGCGGAAAAAGGGAATTCGCCATCGGCAATCGTCTTGCCGCCCTTTCCATACCCACGCCTGCGGTACTCGGCTATGGGATCGGCAGAAACAGCTCCTCCATTATAGAAGAGTACATCGAAGGCCAGAGTCTACTCGACGCCATCAAAAAGACTTCAGACCGGGACACGTTGTTTAGCCTTCTTGCCGGCCTTCTCGCACAGCTCACGATAAAACATGTGCGGCACAACGATCTGCACCTGGACAACGTTCTGATCAGGGGCGATAAACTCTATCTTATCGACCTCCACAAAACAAAGGTCAAGAAGTACTTTCACGAGGACGACGAGGTGTCGAACGTCACCCATGCCCTTGGGATCATCTACGATGACATATCGGAGCGGGAGAGAGATTATTTCTTTCATGTATTTGGATGTAGCGAGACCGTGAGGCGGCGTATAGAGCGGGAGATCGCAACGTTGAGAAAGGAGTGGGTGGCAAGCAAGAAGGACAGAGCCTTTAAGAATACCTCTTTGCTCAAGGCCCATTCAGGTGAGGTACGTATAAGAGATTCCGAGGAAATGGCGCATGGCGAATTCGTTGCGACCCTCAAGAAAGACAAGAAAGTCAGGGTCGACCGCTTCAGTGACCACATCCGCAAGGTGTACCGCCACGGACGTCGATTGAGGACAGCCTGGAGGAACCATGTAGTGTTCAAGTATCTTGAAAGTGCTGCTGTGCCCCGGCCATTCTATGTGAAACTGCCGACTCTATTTTCGTCAGGCTACGTAGCCATGGAGGATTTGGGTCATAAAGGCATTGAGCTTGACCGCTTCCTCGACGTAAGCTACGATGGCATGACCTATCCCGAGAAGAGACGGTTCGTACAAGAGCTGTCCCTGTTCCTCGGGGCTATAATGAGACAGAGAATTTCGCACAGAGACATGAAGGCTTGCAACATCTTCACCCTCCACGAGGGCGGTTTTGTGCTCCTCGATGTTGAAGATATTGTATTTGGGGAAGTGGAAGAGAAGGCCCTGAAGAGAATGCTCGTGCAGCTTAACACCACCGTACCAGTACGCATTGCCGTACGCGACAGAATGCGGTTCTTTTTGAAACTCACCTCATGGTTCAAGATAGATAGAAGGCGTCTCTTCGGAGATATTCGGGAGGAATCGCTCGCGTGCGAGATCGTATACGAAGGTGCCAGTGGACTCAAAAAAGAGCGATGGCATTAA
- a CDS encoding nitroreductase family protein yields MIEILRTRRSIRKYERKAIDTGVTEVLKEAILRCPSSRGINPWSFIFVDDRNLIQKLSQAKKNGAGFLRDAALCIVVLGDETKSDVWVEDCSIASIVVQLIAHSLGLGTCWIQIRNRFYDDKKTSEAYIQELLGIPERERVECLISLGYPGETKASIPKEQLEYDKIKYNRYR; encoded by the coding sequence ATGATAGAGATTCTCAGGACCAGGAGGAGTATAAGGAAATATGAGAGAAAGGCCATTGATACAGGCGTGACCGAGGTACTTAAGGAGGCCATTCTGCGGTGCCCCTCGTCCCGTGGCATAAATCCCTGGAGCTTCATTTTTGTGGACGATCGGAACCTCATCCAAAAACTCTCGCAGGCCAAAAAAAACGGGGCGGGTTTCCTGAGAGATGCGGCCCTGTGTATCGTGGTCTTGGGGGATGAGACAAAATCGGACGTGTGGGTCGAGGATTGTTCCATTGCCTCCATCGTAGTCCAACTCATCGCCCATTCGCTCGGTCTCGGAACCTGTTGGATTCAGATCAGAAACCGATTCTACGACGACAAAAAGACCTCGGAGGCCTACATCCAGGAACTCCTCGGCATACCGGAGCGCGAACGGGTAGAATGTTTGATCAGCCTGGGATATCCCGGGGAAACCAAGGCGTCTATACCTAAGGAACAACTCGAGTACGATAAGATAAAATATAATAGGTATCGCTGA